From the genome of Litorilinea aerophila:
CCCGGATGCGCCAGACCAGTTGAACGTGGAACGGCGCCGGGACGCCTACTGCGGCAAGATCTCCGTCTGCAACAATCTGTACCAGTACGGCTTTCCCTTCACGTTGACCGAACAGCACACGGTGTTGCCCCAGGACGAATCCTTCAAGCGGGATCTGCAGAAATTCGTGGGCGTCTGTCGGGTGGTGCGTGGGCTGCGGGGGGCACGGCTGGGCGCCGTGGGGGCCCGCCCCAACGCCTTCAACACCGTGCGCTTCAGCGAAAAATTGCTGGAGGCCTCCGGGATCAGCGTCTCCACCATCGACCTGTCGGAGATCCTGGGCCAGGCGGAGCGGCTGGCCGACGATGATCCCCGGGTCCAGGCCCGGCTGGAATCCATTCACGGCTACGTGCCTACCCCCGGCGTCCCCGAGCCCCGGGTGGTCAAGATGGCCAAGCTGGGCGTCGTCCTGGATGCATGGATGGACGCCTATGACCTGGATGCCACGGCCATCCAGTGCTGGTCCTCCCTCCAGCGTAACTACGGCGTCAACGTCTGTACCCTCATGAGCATGATGAGTGACCGGTTCATGCCCAGCGCCTGCGAGGTGGACATCACCGGTGTAGCCAGCATGTATGCGTTGCAGCTGGCTTCGGGGCAACCCAGCGCCCTGGTCGACTGGAACAACAACTATCGCAACGAGCCCGACAAGTGCGTGCTCTTCCACTGTGGCAACTGGGCCAAGAGCTTCTTCCCGGCGGAGATCACCATGTCCAACGCGCCCATCCTGGGCACCACCCTGGGCGTGGAGAACACCTGGGGCACGGTGGTGGGACGGGTGCCCGCCGGCCCCATGAGCTACGCCCGCATCAGCACAGACGACCGCCATGGGCAGATCAAGAGCTACGTGGGCGACGGCGCCTTTACCGACGATCCGCTGGACACCTTCGGCAGCCGCGCGGTTGTGGAAGTGCCCGGCCTGCAGCGCCTGATGCACTACGTCTGCAAGAACGGCTTTGAACACCATGTCGCCATGACCCTGGGCCACACGGCCGACATCCTGGCGGAAGCCTTCGGCACCTACCTGGGCTGGGACGTCTACCATCATCCGTAGCCGGCCATCCCTGTTTGTTGTTTTGAACCATCCCAACCATAAACCATCTATCATCGTCACAAAACTGGAGGAATGACAGACATGACCGAATCTGTCGAGAAGTGGGGCATCTTCGAGTTGGCCCTCTCTGGCCCAGCGGACGGCAACCCGTTCACCGAGGTGTCCTTCGGCGCTCGATTTCGCCACAAGAACCGGGTCGTGGAGCCCGACGGCTTCTACGACGGCGACGGCGTCTACCGGGTGCGTTTCATGCCCGACACCGAGGGCGAATGGCACTACGAGACGGTCAGCAACGTGGACGAACTGGCGGGCCACAGGGGCAGCTTCACCTGTGTTCCGCCCACCACGCCGGGCAACCACGGCCCTGTGCAGGTTCACAACATCTATCACTTTGCCTATGCGGACGGCACGCCCCATGTCTCCGTGGGAACCACCTGCTACGCCTGGGTGCATCAGGGCGATGCATTGGAAGAACAGACGTTGGAGACGTTGAAGCAGGCCCCCTTCAACAAGATGCGCATGTGTGTCTTCCCGAAGCACTACCCCTTCAACGCCAATGAGCCCCCCCTGTATCCGTACGTGCGCGGCGAAGATGGCCAGTGGGATTTTCAGCGGTTTAACCCCGCCTTCTTCCAGCACTTCGAGACCCGGGTCGGGCAGCTGCGGGACATGGGTATCGAGGCCGACATCATCCTCTTCCACCCCTACGACCGGTGGGGTTTTGCCACCATGCCACCTGAGGCGGACGATTTGTACCTGCGCTACGTGGTGGCCCGCCTGGCCGCCTACCGCAACGTCTGGTGGTCCATGGCCAACGAGTTCGATCTGATGAAGTCCAAGCACGAGGCCGACTGGGACCGCTTCTTCCGCATCGTCCAGGAGAGCGACCCCTACCAACATCTACGATCGATTCACAACTGTCGGCGATTTTATGACCACGGCAAGCCCTGGGTCACCCACACCAGTGTCCAGCATTCGGATCTGGCCCGGGTGCCCGAGTGGCGCGAGGCCTACCGCAAACCTGTGGTGGTGGACGAGTGCCGCTATGAGGGGAACATTGAAAAAATGTGGGGCAACATCACGGCTCAGGAGATGGTGCATCGTTTCTGGCTGGGCACCATCGGCGGCGGCTACGTGGGCCATGGCGAGACCTACCTCCACCCTGAGGACATCCTCTGGTGGTCCAAGGGTGGGGTACTCCACGGCGAGAGTCCGGCCCGCATCGCCTTCCTACGCCGACTCCTGGAAGAGCACGCTCCCGAGGGGCTGGATCCGGTCAGCCGGGAGGGAGCCAGCAAGGGCGAAGACTATTACCTCTTCTACTTCGGCGTCGCCCAGCCTGGCCGCTTCCTCTTCACCCTGCCCGAAGCCCATCAGTACCGGCTGGACGTCATCGACACCTGGAACATGACCATCACCCCCGTCGAGGGGACGTACAGCGGAACCTTCATGCTGGAGCTCCCCAGCAAGCCCTTCCATGCCGTTCAGGCCCGTCGGGTAGACAGCTGAGCCCCACGGTTCACGCGGGTCTGGATTGAAATCCAGGAGAGACAAGAAAGAGCGGGATAGGGGATACAATTCAAGTTCCAGGGCGGATGTGGGTACGCAGGAAAGCCATGCCGCCTCTGCAGGCGTCCGTGCACGTTCGCCCACTTGAATTGTATCCCAATCCCCTTCCCCAGAAATTGGCCATTGACAGAAAGGATGTTTCGCGCTATGATATGAATCAATAACCACTAGAGAATAATTATTCCAACTATTGTCCTTCCTACAACGCCAGTCTCACGGGCACGGTCAAAACGTTGCTGCTCCCCAGTGCATGCCTTGTGGGGCTCAAGTCGGTACATTTCAACAAGCTAAAAGGAGATGCTGCCCAGACTACCGGGTAGCGCCATGCCGTGTACGTAACCATACCGAGGAGGATAATCCCATGAGTCAGCCAGGCAAGTACCTACGAATCATCATCTTTGGGCTTCTAATGCTCTTGTTGGCCGCCTGCCAGACGCCCACCGAAGCTGGACTTTCGCCGGCAGGCGCAGCAGGGGGGCAGGAGCAGTCTGATCAGCAGGGGACCCTGACCGATGTCGGCACGCCTCGACACGAAACCCTGGTTGTCCAGACCTTCGACCGCAAGTCGGCCAACCCAGATCAGATGAATCCCCTCATGCAGTATGCCCACTGGCGGGGCTTCCGTGAACTTGGCTGGGGCTTTCTCTGGGAGACAGACACCGGAACGGGTGAATCCTATCCCGAATTGGCGGCCGACATGCCAGAAGTCCTGAACCCTGAACATACCCGCTTCCGCATCAAGCTCAAGGAGGGCATCTACTGGAGCGACGGTGTGGAGTTCACCACCGACGACATCATCTATACCCTGGACACCTATTTCAATGAGCGGGAGAAGCTGACGAATGCGAATGTCAATCGTATCGTCAACTACATCAAGAGCTACCAGGCCATCGACCGCTACACCTTTGAAGTGGAGACGGTGAACCCCTCCTACGATCTCCACACGGTGATGGGCGTGTACACCTGGGGCTCCGCCTTCATCCCGGTGCCCAAGCATATCTTCGAAAAGCAGCCGGATGTCAGCCAGTTCCGCAACACCTATCCCGTGACCCTGGGTCCCTATGTGGTGAAGGAGTTCGACCCCAACGGCTTCTGGCAGCTCTGGGAACGCCGGGAGGATTGGGAGCGCTCCGCCTGGGGCTGGATGGGAGAACCCAAGCCCAAGTATGTGCTCTACAAGGACTTCGGGCCGGAGGAAACCCGGGTGCTGGCCTTTGTCCAGAACCAGTACGATGTGGACACCTTCATGAGCCCGGACAGCATCAAGGCTGCCCAGGAGCGAAACCCCTACATCACCACCTTCTCGGACAAGATGCCCTACCACAACATGGATGACGCCTGCAGCTACGGCGTGCTGATGAACCAGCACAAGCCACCGCTGGACAAGGCGGAAGTGCGCTGGGCCCTGGCGCTCTCCCTGGACCTCAAAGAGGTGGGCATCAACGCGCTGAGCGGAGAGTTCAAGGCCTCCCCCCTGCCCATGGTGGACACCCGCATCCTGCGCCCCATTTACTTCGAACCCCTGATCCCGTGGCTCCAGGAGTTCACCCTGCCCGATGGCTACAAGCCCTTTGATCCCAACTTTGCCGCTGACCTGGTGGCCCGGCTGGCGGAGTCGGGGGTGCCGGCGGAAGAGCTGCCCCAGGGCGAAGAGGCCATTTCGGAGGCCTTCGGCATCGGCTGGTGGAAGTACGATCCGGCTGAAGCGGAACGGCTGCTCAACAGCGTGGGGATCACCAAGAATGCCGACGGGGTCTACACCTTGCCGGATGGTTCCGTGTGGGAGCTGGAGCTGGTGATCCCGGGTGATTGGAACAAGGTCATGCAGCGGGTTGGCTTCTCCATCGCCGATAGCTGGCGGAAGGCCGGCATCCAGGTCAATGCGCGCCAGGTGGACAACGCCGAGTTCTCCAAAGTGCAGAACACCAACGCCCTGTTGACCACCATACTGAACTGGACCAACTGCATCTTCACCCCCAACTACCTCAACAGTTGGCACAGCATCAGCCTTGAAAACCTGAAGGCGGCCGATGCCACGGAGCCCATTGTGGGCAACCAGTACCGCTGGAACAATGCCACGGTGGACGCGCTGATCAAGGAAAGCAAGGCCATGGATCAGAGCGATCCCAAGTTCCGCGAGAATGGCCGGGCCATCCTCCAGGAGTTCGTCAAGGACATGGCCTACATCAACATCATGAACATCCCGACCACGATTCCCACCAACGAATATTACTGGACCAACTTCCCCAAGCAGGACAACTACTACGCGGTCCCGTATACGTGGTGGAGCTCGTTCAAGGAGATCGTCGTCAACATCGAGCCGACCGGGCGGAGATAGCAGGCGGCGTTGCCAGGGGGCAACCGAAGGGTTGCCCCCTGGCACAGATTTGGAGCAGGAGTGAATGATGAAATTAGCACAGTATATTGCGGCCCGGTTAGGTGTCTATGTGGTCGTGCTCTTCATGGGCATCACCATCACCTTCTTCCTACCTCGCCTGATGCCCAGTGACCCGATTGAAAATTATATCGCCCAGTTGCAGAATCAGGCGGGACAAACGCTGTCAGAAGCGGAGGTGATGCAGCTACGGGCCACCCTGGCCGAACTCTATGGCCTGGAGGGCAGCCTCTTCACCCAATATATCAACCACCTGAAACGCATCTTTTTGACCTTCGACTTCGGGCCTTCCTTTGCGTCATTTCCCAGGCCGGTCTCCGAGTTTATTTGGGTCGCCCTGCCCTGGACATTGGGGCTGCTGACCACCACCACCTTCATTGCCTGGTCTTTGGGGAACTTTATCGGCCTTTTGGCCGGCTTTTTCCACAATAACCGGCTGGCTACCGCGCTGGAAGTGGTGGGCGTCCTGATCTACCCCATCCCCTACTACATCCTGGCGCTGGTTTTCATCCTGGTGCTGGCCTACATTTTCCCCGTCTTCCCCCTCTCGACGACCATTCGACCGGGCCCACTCACCTGGTCCAAAATTCAGATGATCGCCACGAACTCGGCCCTGCCAGCGCTCACCCTGATCACGGCCGGCTTTGGCTGGAATATCTTGAGCATGAAATCCCTGGCCTATGCCACCAAGGAAGAACCTTACGTGACGTTCGCCCGGCTGAAAGGGGTGCCGCCGCGAAAGATCATGATCAGCTACGTGTTTCGGAACGCGCTGCTTCCCCAGGTGACCGCCCTGGCCCTTTCCATCGGCATGATCTTCAACGGGGCACTACTGACCGAGATCCTCTTTTCGTATCCTGGCCTGGGCCTGCTGATGCGCACGGCAGTCGGTAGCGGCGACTATAACATGCTCTACGGCACCATCACCATGTCCATCATGGCCGTCGCCACCGCTGCCCTGGTCATCGACCTGCTCTATCCGCTCTTTGATCCGCGCATCCGGTATAAGTGAGCAGTGACCATCATGAACAGCATACTACGCCTGAAACGGGATTGGTTTTCCCTCTTCCTGCCATCCAGGGGGACACAACGCCGGGGGCTGAAGCTCAACCTGCGCCTCCGGCTGGGCCTTGCCATCCTGGCCGTTTTGGTGGTTGCCAGCTTTACGCTCCCCTTTTTCTCGGATGTGGACCCTATGCAACAGGGGACCTATGCCAAAAACCTCCCGCCGAGTTGGGAGCATCTGTTGGGCACCAATTCCCAGGGGCAGGACATCTTCTGGTTCCTGGTCTTTGCCATGCGCAATTCGCTCCTCCTGGGGGTTGCGGTGAGCTTCTGTGTCACTGTCATCGCCACCCTGGTCGGCCTCAGCGCAGGCTACATCGGCGGCTGGTATGAACGGGTGGTGATGCTCCTTACCGACTCGTTTATCATTATCCCCGTCTTCCCTATCCTCATTGTGCTGGGAGCGCTGTTCAGGGGGCGCGCTTCCTTTTGGCTCGTGGGCATGATCCTGGTGATCTTCGGCTGGGCATGGGGTGCCCGAACCGTACGCTCCATGGCCCTCTCCATCCGGGAGCGGGAATTTATCAACATGGCCCGCTTTTCCGGCGCCAACACCATGCAGATCATCCTGTGGGAAGTCTTCCCGTACGTCTACGCGTACATGGTGGTGGGTTTCATCAACGCCATCCTCTACGCCATCAACACCGAGGCGGCGCTGGCGGTCATTGGCCTCTCCAACCTGGAGGTGCCTACCTTGGGTTCCATCATCTTTTGGGCGCTCAACTACAACGCCATGTTCATCGGCCAGTATACCTGGATCGTGGCACCGGTCATCGCCACGGTCTTACTCTTCCTCGGTCTCTTTCTGACCTCTACGGGATACAATGAGCTCTATGCGGCCAAGCGGGGGCACTCATGATTAAATTGCGGGATCTTGTGGCCACTTACACCACGGTTCGTGGCCAGGTACATGCAGTTGATCACATTGATCTGGAGATTCCTCATGGGATCATCCTGGGGGTTGCCGGCGAATCCGGCTGCGGCAAGACCACCCTGATGAAAGTGATCTATGGAGATATCGGGTATCCCCTCTCCCTGACTTCGGGGACTGTGGAATATGGGTTTGAAGACGAGGAAGGCGAGCCGGTGACGACCAAGACCATCCGAAAGCATTGGTTCAGACGGATCTCCTACATCCCCCAGGGTTCCATGAGCAGCCTCAACCCGGTAGTCCGCATCCGTCACCAGTTTGTGGACTTTTTGCCTTCTAACACCAACAAGGCGGTGGTGTTGGAACAGATCCGGGACTACGTCCGCAGGTTAGATCTCCCGCCGGAGGCCCTGGACGCCTACCCGCACCAACTTTCAGGTGGCATGCGGCAGCGGATCATGGTCGCCATGGCGACCTTTTTCCAGCCAGATATCATTCTGGCCGATGAGCCCACCACAGCCCTGGACGTGGTGGTGCAGAAGGGTATTCTGATGCTCCTCATGGAACTCCAGGAGGAGATGCAGAATACCATCATCTTTGTCTCCCACGACATGGGGGTGCACTATCAGATCACCCACAAGATGTTGATCATGTACGCCGCCAAAGTCGTGGAATTTGGCGATACGGATGAGCTCTTTGCGGCGCCCCTCCATCCGTACACGCGCCTGCTGATCGAATCGTTGCCCACCATCGGCGATCCCCACCTGCGGCAGGGAATCGAGGGCAGGCCGCCCAGCTTGTGGGAGGAGCTGCGGGGATGTCGCTTTGCCCCACGCTGTCCCCTGGCTACGGAGCTCTGCCGAAACAGCGAGCCAGAGCTGCGGGAAGTTCAGCCTGGACGTTTCGTCGCCTGCCACTATGCCGGGGACGAAACCCTGGCCCTGGGAGCGGGCCAGATCCTGGCCGATACGTTTTCTATAGCGTCCGAGACACCCCACCTCTCGGAGGATTGATCCACCTGAGAGGGCAGCGCGGTCAATCCGCCTTGTTTGTCAAGAGAAGGGCAACATAGCAACAAAGTTCGCCCCCTGATCGAAAACAGGACGTGCAATGAAGACCATTCTTCGCACCCAAAACCTTCGCAAGGTCTATAAACTGGGCTCATTACTCCATCGCATCCAGATCGATGCCCTGGATTCAGTGAACCTCTCTGTCCAAAGCGACGAGCCCGTGATCATCAGCCTGGTGGGTGAATCCGGCAGTGGCAAGACCACCCTGGCCAAGGTGATTTTGCGCCTGGTGGAGCCCACTTCCGGGACGGCCATGGTCCACGACCTGCCCGTGGCCGGGGAGGGAGCCAACCCCGACAAAGAAGTGTTCTTCCGGACGGTTCAGCCCATCTTCCAGAATCCGTTCGAAGCCTTCAGCAGCCACCGGACGGTGGATGCCTATCTGGAAAGTACGGCCCTGCGGGTGAACCGCCTGGACCGCAGGCAGGCCATCCACGCCATTGAGGAAGCACTGGCATCGGTGGGACTTCACTATGGCGATGTCCGGGGGAAGTATCCCAATCAGTTCTCGGGTGGAGAGCTACAGCGGGTTTCCATTGCCCGCGCGCTGATTCCACGGCCGGCCATCATCATCGCCGATGAACCGGTCAGCATGGTGGACGCCTCTTTGCGGATGAATATCATCAACCTGTTCCTGCAGTTAAAACAGGAGTACCGCACCAGTTTTCTCTACATCACCCACGATTTGGCCACGGCCTACTACATCAGCGACTACATTGCAGTCATGTACCGGGGCAATATCGTGGAGTTTGGCGATGCCCGCAGCATCCTGACCGCTCCACAGCATCCATACACCCAACTGCTGCTGGCCTCTATTCCGGACAAGTCCCGCAAGTGGCGCCGAGAACCAATGCGCCTCTCGGATATCGAAACCAAAGAGTATCGTTTTACCGGCTGTAAGTTCCGCAACCGTTGCCCTCTGGCCATGGACATCTGTGCCACGCAGCGGCCGCCGGCCGTACACACACCGGATGGCCGGGAGGTGTACTGCCACGCCCTGACCGAGGTGACCCCCGTGCGATAGTCCGCCCCAACCTGGACTTACCCCCACGCCTGCCGCAGGAATGCCGCTGCTGCCGGGGCCTCCGCGGCAAAGTCCCGCCAGCGGCATTCCACCGAGATGCGTTGGGACGGCCCGCTGCCATAGCCCGCTTCCTTCAGCCGGGCCACAAAGTCGGCGTAGGGGTATTCCCCGGTGCCCGGGGCCAGGCGCCCGCTGTCAGCCACGTGGACATGGGCCAGCCACGGCCCATTTTCCACCAGGGTTTCCAGGGGCTCATCCTCCTCTTCCATGTGGTAAAAGTCGGCTAGCACCCGAACCGCTGGATGATCGGCCTGGCGGGCGAAGGCGACCCCTTCCGCCACGCTGTTGATGATGTTGGATTCCCGGCGGTTCAGGGGCTCGATGGCAATGGTGATGCCCAGGGGCGCGGCCACCTCCCCGGCCAGGCGCAGGAAGCGCACGATCTGCTGGACCGCCTCATCCCGAGAAAAGCCGTCGGGCACCTGGCGGGCACCGCCGCTGCCGAAGACCACCCGGTCCGCGCCGATGGTGTGGACCC
Proteins encoded in this window:
- a CDS encoding L-fucose/L-arabinose isomerase family protein, producing MEPSTVTLGVIVGNRDFFPDQLVSEGRRDILQVLEEMQVQSVIVDEEMTKLGAVETWEDAKRCAALFKEHRDEIDGILVVLPNFGDEKAVADTIRLSGLRVPILVQAYPDAPDQLNVERRRDAYCGKISVCNNLYQYGFPFTLTEQHTVLPQDESFKRDLQKFVGVCRVVRGLRGARLGAVGARPNAFNTVRFSEKLLEASGISVSTIDLSEILGQAERLADDDPRVQARLESIHGYVPTPGVPEPRVVKMAKLGVVLDAWMDAYDLDATAIQCWSSLQRNYGVNVCTLMSMMSDRFMPSACEVDITGVASMYALQLASGQPSALVDWNNNYRNEPDKCVLFHCGNWAKSFFPAEITMSNAPILGTTLGVENTWGTVVGRVPAGPMSYARISTDDRHGQIKSYVGDGAFTDDPLDTFGSRAVVEVPGLQRLMHYVCKNGFEHHVAMTLGHTADILAEAFGTYLGWDVYHHP
- a CDS encoding DUF5060 domain-containing protein, which encodes MTESVEKWGIFELALSGPADGNPFTEVSFGARFRHKNRVVEPDGFYDGDGVYRVRFMPDTEGEWHYETVSNVDELAGHRGSFTCVPPTTPGNHGPVQVHNIYHFAYADGTPHVSVGTTCYAWVHQGDALEEQTLETLKQAPFNKMRMCVFPKHYPFNANEPPLYPYVRGEDGQWDFQRFNPAFFQHFETRVGQLRDMGIEADIILFHPYDRWGFATMPPEADDLYLRYVVARLAAYRNVWWSMANEFDLMKSKHEADWDRFFRIVQESDPYQHLRSIHNCRRFYDHGKPWVTHTSVQHSDLARVPEWREAYRKPVVVDECRYEGNIEKMWGNITAQEMVHRFWLGTIGGGYVGHGETYLHPEDILWWSKGGVLHGESPARIAFLRRLLEEHAPEGLDPVSREGASKGEDYYLFYFGVAQPGRFLFTLPEAHQYRLDVIDTWNMTITPVEGTYSGTFMLELPSKPFHAVQARRVDS
- a CDS encoding ABC transporter substrate-binding protein — encoded protein: MSQPGKYLRIIIFGLLMLLLAACQTPTEAGLSPAGAAGGQEQSDQQGTLTDVGTPRHETLVVQTFDRKSANPDQMNPLMQYAHWRGFRELGWGFLWETDTGTGESYPELAADMPEVLNPEHTRFRIKLKEGIYWSDGVEFTTDDIIYTLDTYFNEREKLTNANVNRIVNYIKSYQAIDRYTFEVETVNPSYDLHTVMGVYTWGSAFIPVPKHIFEKQPDVSQFRNTYPVTLGPYVVKEFDPNGFWQLWERREDWERSAWGWMGEPKPKYVLYKDFGPEETRVLAFVQNQYDVDTFMSPDSIKAAQERNPYITTFSDKMPYHNMDDACSYGVLMNQHKPPLDKAEVRWALALSLDLKEVGINALSGEFKASPLPMVDTRILRPIYFEPLIPWLQEFTLPDGYKPFDPNFAADLVARLAESGVPAEELPQGEEAISEAFGIGWWKYDPAEAERLLNSVGITKNADGVYTLPDGSVWELELVIPGDWNKVMQRVGFSIADSWRKAGIQVNARQVDNAEFSKVQNTNALLTTILNWTNCIFTPNYLNSWHSISLENLKAADATEPIVGNQYRWNNATVDALIKESKAMDQSDPKFRENGRAILQEFVKDMAYINIMNIPTTIPTNEYYWTNFPKQDNYYAVPYTWWSSFKEIVVNIEPTGRR
- a CDS encoding ABC transporter permease; the protein is MKLAQYIAARLGVYVVVLFMGITITFFLPRLMPSDPIENYIAQLQNQAGQTLSEAEVMQLRATLAELYGLEGSLFTQYINHLKRIFLTFDFGPSFASFPRPVSEFIWVALPWTLGLLTTTTFIAWSLGNFIGLLAGFFHNNRLATALEVVGVLIYPIPYYILALVFILVLAYIFPVFPLSTTIRPGPLTWSKIQMIATNSALPALTLITAGFGWNILSMKSLAYATKEEPYVTFARLKGVPPRKIMISYVFRNALLPQVTALALSIGMIFNGALLTEILFSYPGLGLLMRTAVGSGDYNMLYGTITMSIMAVATAALVIDLLYPLFDPRIRYK
- a CDS encoding ABC transporter permease, yielding MNSILRLKRDWFSLFLPSRGTQRRGLKLNLRLRLGLAILAVLVVASFTLPFFSDVDPMQQGTYAKNLPPSWEHLLGTNSQGQDIFWFLVFAMRNSLLLGVAVSFCVTVIATLVGLSAGYIGGWYERVVMLLTDSFIIIPVFPILIVLGALFRGRASFWLVGMILVIFGWAWGARTVRSMALSIREREFINMARFSGANTMQIILWEVFPYVYAYMVVGFINAILYAINTEAALAVIGLSNLEVPTLGSIIFWALNYNAMFIGQYTWIVAPVIATVLLFLGLFLTSTGYNELYAAKRGHS
- a CDS encoding ABC transporter ATP-binding protein — translated: MIKLRDLVATYTTVRGQVHAVDHIDLEIPHGIILGVAGESGCGKTTLMKVIYGDIGYPLSLTSGTVEYGFEDEEGEPVTTKTIRKHWFRRISYIPQGSMSSLNPVVRIRHQFVDFLPSNTNKAVVLEQIRDYVRRLDLPPEALDAYPHQLSGGMRQRIMVAMATFFQPDIILADEPTTALDVVVQKGILMLLMELQEEMQNTIIFVSHDMGVHYQITHKMLIMYAAKVVEFGDTDELFAAPLHPYTRLLIESLPTIGDPHLRQGIEGRPPSLWEELRGCRFAPRCPLATELCRNSEPELREVQPGRFVACHYAGDETLALGAGQILADTFSIASETPHLSED
- a CDS encoding ABC transporter ATP-binding protein, whose protein sequence is MKTILRTQNLRKVYKLGSLLHRIQIDALDSVNLSVQSDEPVIISLVGESGSGKTTLAKVILRLVEPTSGTAMVHDLPVAGEGANPDKEVFFRTVQPIFQNPFEAFSSHRTVDAYLESTALRVNRLDRRQAIHAIEEALASVGLHYGDVRGKYPNQFSGGELQRVSIARALIPRPAIIIADEPVSMVDASLRMNIINLFLQLKQEYRTSFLYITHDLATAYYISDYIAVMYRGNIVEFGDARSILTAPQHPYTQLLLASIPDKSRKWRREPMRLSDIETKEYRFTGCKFRNRCPLAMDICATQRPPAVHTPDGREVYCHALTEVTPVR
- a CDS encoding sugar phosphate isomerase/epimerase family protein, encoding MEFGCCCRVEESEIAQAAGFDFIECTVVSLEPEQDEAAFAPILERYRAAALPVRAFNVFLPRDLKIVGPAVDWPRVERYVRTALQRVHTIGADRVVFGSGGARQVPDGFSRDEAVQQIVRFLRLAGEVAAPLGITIAIEPLNRRESNIINSVAEGVAFARQADHPAVRVLADFYHMEEEDEPLETLVENGPWLAHVHVADSGRLAPGTGEYPYADFVARLKEAGYGSGPSQRISVECRWRDFAAEAPAAAAFLRQAWG